The Candidatus Limnocylindrales bacterium genome has a segment encoding these proteins:
- a CDS encoding beta-ketoacyl synthase N-terminal-like domain-containing protein, which translates to MLEVYVSGVGMTLFGKRKESLPELMTEAAYKALQDAGLEEVDAIYIGVMNPEAFIQEGNFASLMADHLKLIGTPAVRIETASSSGAAAFHLAYQAIASGYYKRILVLGGEKMTHLNTTQATKILAEVIDRSERSCGATMPALAAMLTERYLKEYKISHNTMQKMLALVAIKNHYNGSLNPYAQFQHVLSEKQYLESKVVAFPLKLYDCAPITDGAAAVILTSDKTNVRVAGLGQGTDTLAIRHRTSFTSFRATRLAAFRAYQMARLNPDDIDFAEVHDAFTPFEIIGTEDLGFFPPGKGIKALEKGETHLKGRLPINPSGGLKARGHPVGASGLAQIVEIVWQLRRQVEPSRQLDKARIGLAQSIGGLATNNFVTILERTDLWRTFPSNWQGVYPLPTDKTLLVRKTNEEIAEEGVIETFTVLYTTPEGFPSPLPLALIKDIKGNWVIARGRSLKHLKIGNRVTLHKVGDSYYFLARTYLDKVHLSLRRMLRKWSKSRRYRVLNPFLLKKKKEVKTVG; encoded by the coding sequence ATGTTAGAGGTATATGTTTCGGGTGTCGGGATGACTCTGTTTGGAAAGAGAAAAGAATCTTTACCGGAGTTAATGACCGAGGCTGCCTATAAAGCTTTGCAAGATGCAGGACTCGAGGAAGTGGATGCTATTTACATAGGAGTCATGAACCCTGAGGCCTTTATCCAAGAAGGAAATTTTGCCAGTTTAATGGCCGACCATTTAAAGCTGATTGGGACTCCGGCGGTTCGAATTGAAACAGCTTCATCCTCCGGTGCGGCTGCCTTTCACCTGGCCTATCAAGCTATAGCTTCTGGCTATTATAAGCGGATTCTCGTCCTGGGCGGAGAGAAAATGACCCATCTGAATACCACGCAAGCTACAAAGATTCTGGCGGAAGTTATCGATCGATCTGAACGAAGTTGTGGGGCGACGATGCCGGCCCTTGCCGCCATGCTGACGGAGAGGTACCTTAAAGAGTACAAAATTTCCCATAACACCATGCAGAAGATGCTGGCCTTGGTTGCTATCAAAAACCATTATAACGGTTCTTTAAATCCCTACGCCCAATTTCAACATGTTCTCTCTGAGAAACAATATCTTGAGAGTAAAGTGGTAGCCTTTCCTCTCAAACTCTATGATTGTGCTCCCATAACCGATGGGGCGGCGGCCGTTATCCTGACCTCGGATAAAACAAACGTACGGGTAGCAGGTCTGGGACAGGGGACCGATACGCTGGCTATTCGCCATCGTACCTCTTTTACCTCGTTTAGAGCAACCCGACTTGCTGCCTTCCGGGCTTATCAGATGGCCCGTTTAAATCCCGACGATATTGACTTTGCAGAAGTTCATGATGCTTTTACTCCCTTCGAGATCATCGGCACTGAAGATTTAGGTTTTTTCCCCCCGGGAAAAGGGATTAAAGCCCTCGAAAAAGGAGAGACTCACCTAAAGGGTCGACTCCCCATTAATCCGTCGGGAGGACTCAAAGCCCGGGGGCATCCAGTGGGAGCCTCAGGACTGGCCCAGATTGTGGAGATCGTCTGGCAACTACGTCGGCAAGTTGAACCCTCCCGGCAATTGGACAAGGCCCGAATTGGATTGGCCCAAAGTATCGGTGGTCTGGCTACCAACAACTTTGTGACGATCCTTGAAAGAACGGATCTTTGGAGAACTTTCCCATCTAACTGGCAGGGAGTATACCCTTTACCAACCGACAAAACTCTATTGGTCCGAAAAACAAACGAAGAAATCGCCGAAGAAGGCGTCATTGAAACTTTTACCGTTCTCTACACAACTCCAGAAGGCTTCCCCTCCCCTTTACCCTTAGCACTCATCAAAGATATCAAAGGAAACTGGGTTATCGCCCGGGGTCGTAGTTTAAAACATCTCAAGATCGGAAATCGAGTAACCCTCCATAAGGTAGGAGACAGTTACTATTTTCTGGCCCGGACTTATCTGGATAAAGTTCATCTCTCTCTTCGAAGGATGCTTCGGAAATGGAGTAAAAGCAGACGCTATCGCGTGTTGAATCCGTTCTTGCTTAAAAAGAAAAAAGAGGTAAAGACCGTTGGATGA
- a CDS encoding NADP-dependent oxidoreductase: MSNTNRQITLASRPVGYPKLSDFKLVESPIPVPGEGQILVRTLYLSLDPYQRGRMSDAPSYAKPVQIGEVMIGEIVGKVIESHHPDFKEGEIIAGYLGWQEYAVSDGKGLRKVDPTLAPISTALGVLGMPGMTAYFGLLDIGKPQPGETVFVSGAAGAVGSIVGQIAKIKGCRVVGSAGDNTKVDFLVKELGFDAAFNYKTVSDYYEKLKELCPNGIDVYFDNVGGPLTDAVFRWINVKARVVICGQIHDYNLEKPELGPRFLRQLIIKRARVEGFLVFDYADRYGEALQQLAEWFKAGKLKYRETIAEGIENAPQAFISMLKGGNIGKQLVKISEP, from the coding sequence ATGTCAAATACCAACCGACAAATTACCCTGGCTTCAAGACCTGTAGGATATCCTAAATTATCCGATTTCAAATTAGTAGAATCCCCTATTCCGGTCCCCGGGGAGGGACAAATACTGGTCCGTACCCTTTACCTTTCCTTAGATCCCTATCAACGGGGACGAATGAGCGATGCCCCCTCCTATGCAAAGCCGGTCCAGATCGGTGAGGTTATGATCGGTGAGATCGTCGGGAAGGTAATTGAGTCCCATCATCCGGACTTTAAAGAAGGAGAAATCATTGCAGGATACCTGGGCTGGCAAGAGTATGCTGTATCCGATGGTAAAGGCCTACGAAAAGTAGACCCCACATTGGCTCCCATTTCGACAGCCCTGGGAGTTCTGGGAATGCCAGGTATGACGGCTTACTTCGGTTTGTTAGATATAGGTAAACCCCAGCCAGGAGAAACGGTCTTTGTCTCCGGTGCAGCAGGAGCTGTGGGCTCTATTGTAGGGCAAATTGCAAAAATTAAGGGTTGTCGAGTCGTGGGCTCTGCAGGAGATAATACGAAAGTTGATTTTCTTGTTAAAGAGCTCGGTTTTGATGCCGCCTTTAATTACAAGACCGTTTCGGATTATTATGAAAAACTCAAGGAACTCTGCCCCAACGGAATCGATGTCTATTTTGATAATGTGGGAGGTCCTTTGACCGATGCGGTTTTTCGCTGGATCAACGTAAAGGCGCGTGTCGTGATCTGTGGACAAATTCACGATTATAACCTGGAAAAACCGGAACTGGGTCCCCGCTTTCTCAGGCAATTGATCATTAAACGGGCTAGAGTAGAAGGTTTTTTGGTCTTCGACTATGCCGATCGATATGGAGAAGCACTCCAACAACTGGCCGAATGGTTCAAAGCAGGTAAGTTAAAGTATCGAGAGACCATCGCAGAAGGAATTGAAAATGCTCCCCAGGCCTTCATCAGCATGCTAAAGGGTGGAAATATCGGTAAACAGTTAGTCAAGATTTCAGAACCTTGA
- a CDS encoding mandelate racemase/muconate lactonizing enzyme family protein, protein MKITQIQANLIEIPLPKEHHYAWVPGSAVKSIQFTLVKIFTDEGITGIGASHICFGEEVVHSIHNLLTPFLIGKDPLATERHIETIYSARYFGTPLWLVDQALWDIVGKAAGQPLYKLWGGFQDKILAYGAPSEPRSPQEHREIVHHYLEKGFKAIKLRLHNEDPKDDLAIVEAVRDEVGDRMEIMVDANQALLLNSPRPHPIWSYERALMMARELEKLKVYYLEEPLYIYNFKGIARLTQETDIYIAGGEWNGPIHEFKWLLDQGCYDILQPDAMQSDGLFRMRQIAHMAYLENKLFIPHTWGNGLGLVANLQVALSVPNCPFFEYPYDPETLSVEMNQAMIQEPLQVDAEGYLHAPKGPGLGVELNEDFIRRYTLR, encoded by the coding sequence ATGAAAATTACCCAAATTCAAGCCAATCTCATTGAGATCCCTCTACCTAAAGAGCACCATTATGCCTGGGTCCCGGGATCTGCCGTAAAATCCATCCAGTTTACACTGGTCAAAATTTTCACCGATGAAGGTATTACCGGGATTGGGGCTTCTCATATCTGTTTTGGAGAAGAAGTTGTCCACAGTATTCATAACCTCCTAACCCCTTTCCTGATAGGAAAAGATCCCCTGGCCACGGAACGGCATATTGAGACAATCTACAGTGCCCGTTACTTTGGAACTCCCCTCTGGCTTGTAGATCAGGCCCTATGGGATATTGTAGGAAAAGCCGCCGGACAACCCCTCTATAAACTTTGGGGAGGCTTTCAAGATAAAATCCTGGCCTATGGAGCCCCTTCGGAGCCTCGATCCCCCCAGGAGCACCGGGAGATAGTTCATCACTACCTGGAAAAAGGATTCAAAGCCATCAAGCTCCGCCTCCATAATGAAGATCCTAAGGACGATCTGGCCATTGTGGAAGCGGTTCGGGATGAGGTAGGGGATCGAATGGAGATCATGGTGGACGCCAACCAGGCCCTGTTACTTAACAGTCCCCGACCTCATCCGATCTGGAGTTATGAACGGGCCTTGATGATGGCCCGAGAATTGGAAAAATTAAAGGTCTACTATCTGGAAGAGCCTCTCTATATCTATAATTTCAAAGGAATCGCACGATTAACCCAGGAGACCGATATCTATATTGCAGGTGGGGAATGGAACGGACCCATCCACGAATTCAAGTGGCTTCTGGATCAGGGCTGCTATGATATCCTCCAACCCGATGCCATGCAATCCGACGGTCTGTTCCGAATGCGCCAGATTGCCCACATGGCCTATCTGGAGAACAAACTGTTCATTCCCCATACCTGGGGAAATGGGCTCGGTCTGGTAGCCAATCTACAGGTTGCCCTTTCGGTTCCAAATTGCCCGTTCTTTGAATACCCTTATGATCCTGAAACTTTAAGCGTAGAAATGAATCAGGCCATGATCCAGGAACCTCTGCAGGTGGACGCCGAAGGTTATTTGCATGCCCCCAAAGGACCTGGATTGGGGGTCGAACTCAATGAGGATTTTATTCGAAGGTACACACTTCGATAA
- a CDS encoding quinone-dependent dihydroorotate dehydrogenase, whose protein sequence is MIRDPMRSVMFYPWIRSLLFKLSHKDPELAHELALKVFQYLGRKPEILQNFTSFQDPALEQEVVGLTFKNPVGLAAGFDKNAVAIHGLTTLGFGFLEIGTVTRYPQEGNLRPRIFRFPKDKALINRMGFNNEGADAIARRFQEMKPPTIPVGISIGKSKITPLDKAVEDYVYSFQRLYPYASYFAINVSSPNTPGLQTLQERDQLDNLIIALQEESKALSKQMGTPRRPLFVKISPDLTWQVLDELMGVCLNRGVDGLIATNTTLRREGLSLQTHEMGGLSGKPLQKRALEVVRYIYHHTRLPVIGVGGIFQAEDAFAMLKAGARLIQVYTGLIYEGPFMVYRINKGLRKLMEIHGFKRIQEIRE, encoded by the coding sequence TTGATCCGGGATCCTATGCGATCGGTCATGTTTTATCCCTGGATACGTTCTCTTCTCTTTAAACTTTCTCATAAAGACCCGGAGCTGGCCCATGAATTAGCCCTGAAGGTCTTCCAATACCTCGGGCGGAAGCCGGAGATTTTACAAAATTTTACATCTTTTCAGGATCCTGCTTTGGAGCAAGAGGTTGTTGGGCTTACTTTCAAGAACCCTGTGGGACTGGCGGCAGGTTTTGATAAGAATGCAGTAGCTATTCATGGATTAACTACTTTGGGTTTTGGCTTTCTGGAAATAGGTACCGTTACCCGATATCCACAGGAAGGTAACCTCCGACCTCGTATTTTTCGCTTTCCCAAAGATAAAGCCCTGATCAATCGAATGGGGTTTAATAATGAAGGTGCCGATGCCATAGCGAGGCGTTTTCAGGAGATGAAGCCGCCAACCATTCCCGTGGGAATTAGTATCGGAAAATCTAAAATAACCCCTTTAGACAAAGCCGTTGAAGATTATGTATACTCCTTTCAAAGACTTTACCCCTATGCCAGTTATTTTGCCATAAATGTCAGCTCACCCAACACGCCCGGGTTGCAAACCTTGCAGGAGAGAGATCAACTGGACAATTTGATAATAGCCCTTCAGGAAGAGTCTAAAGCCTTATCCAAGCAAATGGGAACTCCTAGAAGGCCTCTTTTCGTAAAGATTTCACCAGATTTAACCTGGCAGGTCCTGGATGAATTGATGGGAGTTTGTTTAAATCGCGGGGTCGATGGTCTCATTGCAACCAATACCACCCTTCGACGCGAGGGTCTGAGCCTCCAGACCCATGAGATGGGGGGGTTGAGCGGCAAGCCGTTACAAAAAAGAGCTCTCGAAGTGGTACGATATATTTACCATCATACCAGGCTCCCCGTTATAGGAGTTGGGGGCATCTTTCAAGCCGAGGATGCCTTTGCCATGTTGAAGGCCGGGGCGCGATTAATTCAAGTTTATACCGGCTTGATTTACGAAGGACCCTTCATGGTTTATAGAATCAACAAGGGATTACGAAAGTTGATGGAGATCCATGGGTTTAAACGAATTCAGGAAATTAGAGAATAA
- a CDS encoding mandelate racemase/muconate lactonizing enzyme family protein: MKITDLILEVAEFPFPEDFHPAWAPGGSEKGIGVTIIKILTDEGITGIAAASTFGSEIPTFNSLKSHLLGKDPFAVEQHIQTLRNARPHGGLPWPIEIALWDIIGKASHLPIYKLWGGYRDKIKAYASSGELRPPERRIEDVYRYYEEGFRAVKLRIHYPEMKEDLNLVTAVRKAIGDKMEIMVDANQAGVLVSPGYNPTWSYSRAVMTARELEKLNVSWLEEPLNRYDFKGLARLTKEVDLPIAGGEANVGIRELKMLLDMDCYDILQPDATLSEGLFQLRMLAGIAHVDGKRFIPHTWGNGLGLVANLHLAASIPNCTHLEYPYDPPSFTKEAYFGMLKTPLEVDGEGYIHVPQGPGLGVELDEEAIARYKK; this comes from the coding sequence ATGAAAATTACCGATCTAATCCTGGAAGTAGCAGAGTTCCCCTTCCCGGAAGATTTTCATCCGGCCTGGGCGCCCGGCGGAAGTGAAAAAGGGATAGGGGTGACCATCATTAAAATTTTAACAGATGAAGGAATTACCGGAATAGCCGCTGCATCGACCTTTGGAAGCGAGATTCCGACGTTTAACTCCCTAAAATCCCACCTCTTGGGAAAAGATCCCTTTGCGGTGGAGCAACATATCCAGACTTTGCGAAACGCTCGACCCCACGGAGGGCTGCCCTGGCCCATTGAAATCGCCCTTTGGGATATCATTGGAAAAGCCTCCCATCTTCCTATTTATAAATTATGGGGCGGTTATCGGGACAAAATCAAGGCCTACGCCAGTAGTGGCGAACTCCGGCCTCCCGAACGGCGTATCGAAGACGTTTATCGGTATTATGAAGAAGGCTTCCGGGCTGTAAAACTTCGCATTCATTACCCTGAGATGAAAGAGGATCTGAACCTGGTTACAGCAGTTCGCAAAGCCATCGGAGATAAGATGGAAATCATGGTAGATGCCAATCAAGCCGGAGTACTGGTCAGTCCCGGATACAATCCGACCTGGTCCTACTCTCGGGCGGTGATGACCGCCCGGGAATTGGAAAAACTCAACGTAAGCTGGCTGGAAGAACCCCTCAACCGATATGACTTTAAGGGATTAGCACGCCTTACCAAGGAAGTAGATCTTCCCATCGCAGGTGGAGAAGCCAATGTAGGAATTCGAGAACTTAAAATGCTTCTGGATATGGATTGCTACGATATCCTTCAACCCGATGCAACCCTCTCCGAAGGTCTTTTTCAATTACGAATGTTAGCCGGAATCGCCCATGTAGATGGTAAACGGTTCATTCCCCACACCTGGGGAAACGGACTGGGACTCGTAGCCAACCTCCATTTAGCGGCTTCGATTCCCAATTGTACTCATCTGGAGTATCCCTACGATCCTCCCTCCTTTACTAAGGAAGCTTATTTCGGGATGCTTAAAACACCCCTCGAAGTCGATGGAGAAGGCTATATTCACGTTCCCCAGGGTCCGGGATTGGGCGTGGAGTTGGATGAAGAGGCCATAGCCAGGTACAAAAAATAA
- a CDS encoding methylglyoxal synthase codes for MNRKVIVLVAHDAKKTDILEWAGFNRETLKSFKIYATQTTGQILQDKLGLNINLLKSGPLGGDAQVATMIVEGKVDILVFFWDPLTPQPHDVDVKALLRLAVLYNIPIACNRSTADYIISSPLVNLEVTKSLPEL; via the coding sequence ATGAACAGAAAAGTTATTGTATTGGTTGCCCACGATGCTAAAAAAACGGACATTTTGGAGTGGGCAGGTTTTAATAGAGAAACTCTCAAATCCTTTAAGATTTACGCAACTCAAACCACCGGACAAATCTTGCAGGACAAGCTCGGATTAAATATTAACCTGCTGAAGAGTGGACCTTTGGGGGGAGACGCCCAGGTTGCTACCATGATTGTGGAAGGTAAGGTAGATATCTTGGTATTTTTCTGGGATCCTCTCACCCCTCAGCCCCATGATGTAGATGTGAAAGCTTTATTGCGCTTAGCCGTGCTTTATAATATCCCCATAGCCTGTAACCGCTCTACGGCAGATTATATTATTTCTTCCCCCCTTGTGAATCTCGAAGTTACAAAATCTTTACCGGAATTATAG
- a CDS encoding amidase codes for MTEPYTWTITEALTYLSQGKLSPIDLVKSLLERIDKVEPKVKAWTTLDREGALEAAARCKQELEQGKPRGPLYGIPVGVKDIFYTQGLRTTMGSRIFADFVPTYDATTVRRLKEAGAIILGKTASTEFAYFDPAPTRNPWNLEHTPGGSSSGSAAAVASEMCPAALGSQTAGSLLRPGAYCGVVSLKPTYGRISRHGIFPDAWCLDHPGFFVRSVEDAALLLKVLAGHDPQDARSSKEPVPDYPQALQRFEGPPRIGLVREFFLDHAEEQVRKHFEGVIQRLAGAGATVQDIKMPQSFSAVQAAHRTIMRVEMAAVHEDLFHRHKEKYSAKLRELIETGMLVSGVQYLRAQRIRNQFIQDMIPLLSRWDVLLSPTTASPAPKGLQATGDPSFNIPWTFSGFPAITLPSGLSESGLPLGIQLAAAHFKEDRLLGAAHWCEKVLGFKEKPRL; via the coding sequence ATGACGGAGCCTTATACCTGGACCATTACAGAAGCTTTGACGTATCTTTCCCAAGGGAAACTCTCGCCCATAGATTTGGTAAAATCCCTTTTGGAACGAATCGATAAGGTAGAGCCAAAGGTAAAAGCCTGGACGACATTGGATCGAGAAGGGGCTTTAGAGGCTGCAGCTCGTTGTAAACAAGAACTTGAGCAGGGAAAGCCTCGAGGCCCCCTTTATGGGATTCCGGTGGGGGTCAAAGATATTTTTTATACTCAGGGGTTGAGAACCACCATGGGGTCCAGGATCTTTGCCGATTTCGTGCCGACTTATGATGCAACAACCGTCCGACGCCTTAAAGAGGCCGGGGCTATCATTTTAGGAAAAACGGCGAGTACCGAGTTTGCCTATTTTGATCCGGCTCCGACCCGTAATCCCTGGAATCTGGAACATACTCCCGGAGGTTCCAGTAGTGGTTCCGCAGCGGCTGTGGCTTCAGAGATGTGTCCGGCGGCTCTGGGTTCTCAAACTGCTGGCTCTTTACTCAGGCCCGGCGCCTACTGTGGGGTTGTATCCCTAAAACCCACTTATGGGAGGATCAGCCGTCATGGAATTTTTCCGGATGCCTGGTGTCTGGATCATCCGGGCTTTTTTGTTCGCAGCGTCGAAGATGCTGCCCTCCTTTTAAAAGTCCTGGCTGGCCACGATCCTCAAGATGCCCGTTCATCCAAGGAGCCCGTCCCCGATTATCCTCAGGCTCTACAACGTTTTGAAGGTCCACCCCGAATCGGACTTGTTCGGGAGTTCTTCCTGGACCATGCTGAAGAACAGGTTCGTAAACACTTCGAGGGGGTTATCCAGCGTCTGGCTGGTGCCGGAGCTACCGTCCAGGACATAAAAATGCCCCAGAGTTTTTCTGCCGTCCAGGCAGCTCATCGGACCATCATGCGGGTGGAAATGGCGGCTGTTCATGAAGATCTGTTCCATCGACATAAGGAAAAGTATAGCGCAAAACTCCGGGAGCTCATTGAGACCGGCATGTTGGTTTCCGGAGTTCAATACTTGCGGGCCCAACGGATCCGAAATCAATTTATTCAGGACATGATCCCCCTTTTGAGTCGGTGGGATGTTTTGTTGTCCCCAACGACGGCATCTCCGGCTCCCAAAGGTTTGCAGGCTACGGGGGATCCTTCTTTTAATATTCCCTGGACCTTTTCCGGCTTTCCTGCAATAACCCTTCCGTCCGGTCTCAGTGAATCCGGACTTCCACTGGGAATTCAGTTAGCAGCAGCTCATTTTAAGGAAGATAGGCTCCTTGGAGCTGCCCACTGGTGTGAGAAGGTACTGGGATTTAAAGAAAAACCTCGCCTGTAA
- a CDS encoding extracellular solute-binding protein, translated as MYDVPINRRQFIKKTLGTVASLSGSYLFRPARVRAATPELTMLSWNHFVPAADEKLKEQAARFAREQGVIIRIDTIPHLQLPTKLAAEIHAQAGHDIVYMVETAPWLYHEHLISVDDVVEDLGAKRGGWYSFVKESDFVKDSWKSIPWFFLTWPGIYREDLFQHAGYPIPQTWEDLLNAGRILKKEGHPVGIAISQTNDAYNTFWSILWSFGGKVLEADGKSLALNSPETEATLDYYKRLYEEAMDPEVLSWDDASNNRFLLSGKGCWIHNPISPYITAVDKKMEIADKLGIHSALAGPAGKHVELSVASLGIWNFSKNQELAKNFIRYLYEPENYSDWLVAARGYSQAPLRAYENHPLWTEHPKFKLLPGEARFGHVHGWPSPPNPYVQRINDLYILPNMAAKVVTGTPIKAAITWAEEQIKRVLES; from the coding sequence ATGTACGATGTACCCATTAATCGTCGCCAGTTTATTAAAAAGACGCTCGGTACGGTTGCCAGTTTATCCGGCTCCTATCTCTTCAGGCCCGCCCGGGTTCGGGCAGCAACCCCGGAACTTACCATGTTGAGTTGGAACCACTTTGTACCGGCAGCAGATGAAAAATTAAAGGAGCAGGCAGCCAGATTTGCCCGAGAACAAGGGGTAATCATCCGAATCGATACGATTCCCCACCTACAACTTCCGACTAAATTAGCCGCCGAGATCCATGCTCAAGCCGGACATGACATCGTTTATATGGTCGAAACGGCCCCCTGGCTCTATCATGAACATTTAATTTCCGTAGATGATGTGGTTGAGGACCTGGGGGCCAAACGGGGAGGATGGTATTCCTTTGTTAAGGAAAGTGACTTTGTGAAAGATTCCTGGAAGTCGATTCCCTGGTTCTTTTTAACCTGGCCTGGAATATACCGTGAAGATCTCTTTCAACACGCCGGATATCCGATTCCTCAGACCTGGGAAGACCTTTTGAATGCCGGGCGGATCTTGAAGAAAGAAGGGCATCCTGTAGGAATTGCCATCAGCCAGACCAATGATGCCTACAATACCTTTTGGTCGATCCTTTGGTCCTTCGGAGGTAAAGTCCTGGAGGCAGATGGAAAAAGTTTAGCCCTGAACTCTCCGGAAACCGAAGCCACTCTGGACTATTACAAAAGGTTATATGAAGAGGCCATGGATCCAGAAGTCCTCTCCTGGGATGATGCCAGCAACAATCGATTTTTACTATCGGGGAAAGGTTGCTGGATTCACAATCCCATCAGTCCTTATATAACGGCGGTAGATAAAAAAATGGAAATTGCCGATAAACTGGGAATCCACTCGGCACTCGCCGGACCGGCCGGGAAGCATGTGGAACTCTCGGTGGCGAGTTTGGGAATCTGGAATTTCTCAAAAAATCAGGAACTGGCCAAGAACTTTATCAGATACCTTTATGAGCCGGAGAATTATTCTGACTGGCTGGTAGCCGCCAGGGGATATAGCCAGGCCCCCTTACGGGCCTATGAGAATCACCCTCTTTGGACCGAGCATCCCAAGTTTAAGCTTCTCCCCGGTGAAGCCCGATTTGGCCATGTCCATGGCTGGCCTTCCCCTCCGAATCCTTATGTCCAGCGGATCAACGATCTCTATATTCTCCCCAACATGGCCGCCAAGGTCGTCACGGGAACACCCATCAAAGCGGCTATAACCTGGGCAGAAGAGCAAATTAAGAGGGTCCTGGAAAGCTAA
- the greA gene encoding transcription elongation factor GreA: MEVNYMTRKTWNHLDQKLQKLKEMIRPGGTISKEIGHAASYGDLSENAEWEMAIAKKEMLNLEAANLQNRLANAVIIDTLNISTDRVMLGTKVTLYDLDTDKEVVYQILGGEDAEFYENVISVKSPIAQGLMGKRVGDEVKIKVPDGVKTYEIVKIERFS; the protein is encoded by the coding sequence ATGGAAGTTAATTATATGACTCGAAAAACCTGGAACCATCTGGATCAGAAACTGCAAAAACTTAAGGAAATGATAAGACCGGGTGGAACGATTAGCAAAGAAATTGGGCATGCTGCCAGCTATGGAGATTTAAGCGAAAATGCCGAATGGGAGATGGCCATAGCCAAGAAGGAAATGTTAAATCTGGAAGCGGCTAATTTACAGAACCGTTTGGCCAACGCCGTTATCATCGATACGCTAAACATCAGCACTGATAGGGTTATGTTGGGAACCAAGGTAACCCTTTACGATCTGGATACCGATAAGGAAGTTGTTTATCAGATTCTGGGTGGAGAGGATGCCGAGTTTTATGAAAACGTCATCTCTGTTAAATCCCCCATTGCCCAGGGGTTGATGGGAAAAAGGGTAGGCGATGAGGTGAAAATTAAAGTTCCCGACGGCGTTAAGACTTATGAAATCGTTAAGATAGAACGGTTCTCTTAG